Proteins encoded together in one Megalops cyprinoides isolate fMegCyp1 chromosome 20, fMegCyp1.pri, whole genome shotgun sequence window:
- the LOC118796117 gene encoding gastrula zinc finger protein XlCGF7.1-like: MSFTDGSYLKTHEKTHKDDKLYYCPDCGKGFNHISNMKRHQLIHKEEKPHYCTECGKGFNRLSSLKVHQLNHTGEKLFSCTECGKSYSILKYLKIHQRTHSGERPYPCSECGKSFSRFNNLKRHQLIHTGEKPFSCTDCEKSFNQLSSLKTHRLIHTGERLFSCTECGKSFTHLRNLKDHLQIHKGEKPYSCTECGKCFNRLDNFKSHKLIHTGERPYSCTECEKTFNKLSSLKRHRTTHTGEKLYSCPDCEKSFSQLSSLKRHCLIHRREIAFLQRMWDEIQSVK, from the coding sequence ATGAGTTTCACTGATGGAAGTTACTTGAAGACACATGAGAAAACTCACAAAGACGATAAACTGTACTATTGTCCTGACTGTGGGAAGGGTTTCAATCATATAAGTAACATGAAAAGACATCAGCTCATCCACAAAGAGGAAAAGCCACATTACTGCACAGAATGTGGAAAGGGTTTCAATCGCTTAAGTAGCTTAAAAGTGCACCAACTCAATCACACGGGAGAGAAGTTGTTTTCATGTACGGAGTGTGGCAAGAGCTACAGTATTCTGAAATACCTGAAAATACATCAGCGAACACACTCAGGCGAGAGACCATATCCTTGCTCTGAGTGTGGAAAGAGTTTCAGTCGATTTAATAACTTGAAGAGGCATCAGCTAATTCACACAGGGGAGAAACCGTTCTCTTGCACTGACTGTGAGAAGAGTTTCAATCAGTTAAGTAGCTTGAAAACACATCGGCTTATTCACACGGGAGAGAGGCTGTTTTCCTGCACCGAGTGTGGGAAAAGTTTTACTCATTTAAGGAACTTGAAAGACCACCTACAAATACACAAAGGAGAGAAACCATACTCCTGTACAGAGTGCGGGAAGTGTTTCAATAGACTGGATAACTTTAAATCACATAAGCtaattcacacaggagagaggccGTACTCTTGCACCGAGTGTGAGAAGACTTTCAATAAATTAAGCAGCTTAAAAAGACATCGCACAactcacacaggagagaaattATATTCTTGTCCCGATTGTGAGAAGAGCTTCAGCCAATTAAGTAGCTTAAAAAGACATTGCCTTATTCATAGGAGGGAGATTGCATTCTTGCAGCGTATGTGGGATGAGATACAGTCAGTCAAGTAA